Part of the Desulfurella sp. genome is shown below.
CTTTATCCTCTTTTATGCTATCCATGTCAATTGCATATTTTAAAAAATTAGTTTTATTAAACATAAAACATTCTCTGCCGTCTTTAGTTTGTTTATTGTATAATCTGCTTGCTTCGTTTATAGCTTTTTCAAGTCCAAACTCTTTGGTTATTACATATAAATCATAATAATCTCTGTATTTTGCTCTTAAAAACAAAACATTAGTTTTCATTATTGCAATTTGCTCCAGCGTTGCTAAATTAAAATTGGAAATTTTTACAGGTCTTAAAAAATCCCAATGGGCATTAAAAAATGTAACTTTTACACCATCTAATAATACATCAATTAATTCATTTGTTCTATTGAGTATTTCTTTTTTTTGAAAATATTTAAATAATCCCAAAATTTCATCTGTATTGAAATTATTTTCGTATGTAAAAAAATCTAAATCCTCACTTTTTCTATGGCACAAATGCAAAGAAAGAGCACTGCCACCAACCAGCACATATTTTGATAAAAAACTGTGTTTTATCAGTTCTTTTAATACCTTTTGTGCATCAGGTAGCAAGCATTTTAAGTTTTTTAAGTCTTCCATTTTTTAATTCTTTAAAATAATTAGCTTCCACATTCATATCAAAAAATACTCTAGCAAGCATCAAATTTATTTTTATAAATCGTTTGTCAAGAGCAAGGGTTTTCATCCAAACTTTTTTAACATTTCTTTTCCCAAAAAGCTTTATAAGTTTTTTGATATCGTCAAAATCACCATATCTTAAAACATATTCAATAAACACATTTTCATTAAAATTATCATATTTTGCATTTTTATCAAAACTCCAAAATATCCCTTTGTCTTTTAGTTTATTAAAAAGACTTTCTTTGCTTAGATAGTTATTTTTTAATTTAGATATAGCACTAATAGATAAATCTAAGTATTTGGAAATTTCATCTTGTGAGTATCCATTTTTTATTGCTTCACAAATTGCTTTTTTTCTTTCAAAGTTATCAAAAAAATAGTTGAGTTGTTTTTTATCTACTTTTTCAATTTTTTCTACTTTGTTGTCTTTTATTGCTATTTTAGAATTAAAGAAATCATCAATCTTTTTCAAATCCTCATAAGTAAATTCATTAAGATTAACTCTGTTTATCAACTCATAATTTAGCATCTCAAACTCAAATCTTTTGCTGTTCATTGAATATTTATATCCTCCAATATCTAAAGCAATACCTGCTTTAACTGGATTGTATTCAATATATTTAACAAGGATTTCAAGATAGCTGCTATCCCACACATACCTTGATTTAAACCTACCTTGCCACAATGAACCAGCCATTTTGTATTTCTTATTAAAATAAATTGCGTATTTCATATTAATCTGTTTCATTATAGTTGAAATATTGCCCTTATTTGTTTTCATCAAAAGGTGGTAATAGTTTTTCATCAAGCAAAAAGAGTAAATCTCAAAGCTATATAGCTTTGCATATTCATCAATAATTGAGAGAAATTGAATAAAATCGCTATCCTCCAGGAAAATATCTCTTTTTTTAATACCTGCATTAATGATATGATAAAAACCTGCAAGATTTAATCTTGGTGTTCTGGCCACTTAATACCCCAGCTTTCCTTTAGTTTTTAAATTGTATCATTTAAATATGAAAAAGTAAAGCTCTGTCCCTCTTGATCTGATCTGTCATTCTGTGTATAATTACGAGGAAACAAAAGCGACAATTGATCCCATCTTTTTAAAACGATTTAGAGCAAAAAATGGAAAAATTTGTTAAAGTGAAAAAATAAAATTAAATGTTTAACACCACTTGCAATTTAAATTGGACTCCTCTTTTTTTCTATGCTATAATTAGTTCTTGTAAGGAGCCTTTCTATGGACAAAGACAATAATATAAAAAGCCAGCAGTATGATGTATTCTTTAAAACACTTCTTTCAAGAAAGGAAAATGCAAAATCTCTAATAGAATTCACACTGGATAAAAATCTCCTTCCATACATTGACTTAAACTCAATAGTCCCACTAGACACCCAAAGAATCTCAAAAAAATACAAACAGCTATATATGGATGCAGCCTTTAGAGTAAAGTTCAAAGAAGAAGACGCACAAATATACTTTATCATAGAACACAAATCAGAAAGCTTATCTTTTTCTCCTTTGCAGATACTTTCATACATGTATGCTGTATGGGATTATAATCAAAAAAACAATCAGCCATATGAACCTATAATTCCCATAGTCTTCTACCATGGCATAGAGCCCTGGAAAAAACCTATTTTCTTTGCAGACTACTTTAAACACAAAGACCTCATAATCGACTACCTGCCAAATTTCAAATACATACTAACAGACACAAGCCAGATATCAGATGATACAATCCTTAAAGCTATAGACAATATAGAATTCAAAGCAGGAGTATACCTTCTAAAGCATGTGTTTGAAAAAAACATAGAAAACATAAAAACAATAATTGAAATAATAAAAAACACAAAAGAGGATACAATATTTGTCTTTTTGGATTATATTTCTCATTTAGAGACATATGACGAAGAAGAAGTAGAAAAAACTTTCAAAGAAATACTGGGAGGTGACAAAATGGCACCATTGGTTGATAAATGGATAAAGCAGGGAGAAGAGATAGGCAGAGAAAAAGGCTTGCTTGAGGGTATTGAGAAAGGAATGGAGAAAGGTCTAGAAATAGGAATTGCAACCGAAGCCAGAAACTCTTTGATAGATACATTAGAGGCTAAGTTTGGTAATTTACCAAAAGACATAATTCTTGTAATAAAAAATATCCAGGATATAGAAAAACTGAGAGGTCTTAGAAAGATCGCTATCAAAGCTCAAAGTCTGGATGAAGTAAAAAAAGAGCTTTAAAGGTAATTTATTTACCTCATTAGGCTAAAGTAACCGTATAAAATCATTTTAATCTAAGCCTACTTTGAAAAACTATAAAACTCTTAAAATGCTTTTCTGATAATATTTCTAAAAATATCAGTTTAACGGGATAGCGGGTCATTTATACGATTTTTTAAGTTTTAAGGTAAAGTGGCTTTTAATTTTTATATTATATTTTTTTTGGCTTACTATGAACAATAAAGAATTTTAAGTGAAATTTCCTAAGGTTTTTCTAATTCAATTTCAATAATTTCTCCTTTAAGGCCATAATATAAAATTTTATCGAAACATTTATTTTTATTATCAAAATCAGTCTTTATTTCACATTCAACTTTTTTATTAAAATCTTTATCTAATGATGATGCCACTATCCTTTTTATAAGGGTTTCGCTAGGAAACGATAGATGCAAGTAAAGCCATAATTCATTCAAATTTAATTCTTTTTTCCTTTTTTTATAGAGGCATTTTGATTGTTTTTTATTTATTTTATTTCTTATTTGCTTAACAAGAGAAGAAGTAATTTCTTTTGGATCGATGAAAGTTGCACTATAACCGCTTCTTTCCTTAAATTCTTCTTCCGTTTCCATAGCAATAAGTTCTATACCTATTCTATATCCTGTTTTTGTTTCTAGTATAAAGTCGGGTGTTTCGGTTTTTAATATTTTTGATGTTTTTAAGGCATAATCGCTATTTTTATAATATTCACACAACCAGTATAGAAAGTATATTTCTTCTATTTTTTTTCTTTCTGATTGCGAGATAAATGGAATAATATCCT
Proteins encoded:
- a CDS encoding nucleotidyl transferase AbiEii/AbiGii toxin family protein, producing MEDLKNLKCLLPDAQKVLKELIKHSFLSKYVLVGGSALSLHLCHRKSEDLDFFTYENNFNTDEILGLFKYFQKKEILNRTNELIDVLLDGVKVTFFNAHWDFLRPVKISNFNLATLEQIAIMKTNVLFLRAKYRDYYDLYVITKEFGLEKAINEASRLYNKQTKDGRECFMFNKTNFLKYAIDMDSIKEDKVPSLLKPKYNISKSDMQYFFKEKIKEYVSQTMQKIKENITEQEDAFTKELNERLNNGRGNG
- a CDS encoding transposase, whose translation is MARTPRLNLAGFYHIINAGIKKRDIFLEDSDFIQFLSIIDEYAKLYSFEIYSFCLMKNYYHLLMKTNKGNISTIMKQINMKYAIYFNKKYKMAGSLWQGRFKSRYVWDSSYLEILVKYIEYNPVKAGIALDIGGYKYSMNSKRFEFEMLNYELINRVNLNEFTYEDLKKIDDFFNSKIAIKDNKVEKIEKVDKKQLNYFFDNFERKKAICEAIKNGYSQDEISKYLDLSISAISKLKNNYLSKESLFNKLKDKGIFWSFDKNAKYDNFNENVFIEYVLRYGDFDDIKKLIKLFGKRNVKKVWMKTLALDKRFIKINLMLARVFFDMNVEANYFKELKNGRLKKLKMLAT
- a CDS encoding Rpn family recombination-promoting nuclease/putative transposase, whose amino-acid sequence is MDKDNNIKSQQYDVFFKTLLSRKENAKSLIEFTLDKNLLPYIDLNSIVPLDTQRISKKYKQLYMDAAFRVKFKEEDAQIYFIIEHKSESLSFSPLQILSYMYAVWDYNQKNNQPYEPIIPIVFYHGIEPWKKPIFFADYFKHKDLIIDYLPNFKYILTDTSQISDDTILKAIDNIEFKAGVYLLKHVFEKNIENIKTIIEIIKNTKEDTIFVFLDYISHLETYDEEEVEKTFKEILGGDKMAPLVDKWIKQGEEIGREKGLLEGIEKGMEKGLEIGIATEARNSLIDTLEAKFGNLPKDIILVIKNIQDIEKLRGLRKIAIKAQSLDEVKKEL